The Paenibacillus tianjinensis genome has a window encoding:
- a CDS encoding DUF1349 domain-containing protein: MKKPVNWQDGVWSNQPQSIMEQSGSLVVEAVEGSDYWQKTMYQFQHDNGHALLAAWDDQSAVEVSFASGSLTALYDQAGIMLWHSPTEWIKAGIELNDGVPHVGAVVTDEYSDWSLSPVPEWTGENITIRASRLEDAVILRARTDIHPWRTIRVARFPYKTDVQAGPLLCAPTRAGLTVEFTRWVTTLPDTDVHEEPPRD, encoded by the coding sequence ATGAAGAAGCCGGTGAATTGGCAGGATGGGGTATGGAGCAATCAACCGCAATCCATAATGGAGCAGTCCGGAAGCTTGGTGGTTGAAGCAGTAGAAGGCAGTGATTATTGGCAAAAAACAATGTATCAATTCCAGCATGACAACGGTCACGCACTGCTTGCTGCCTGGGACGATCAGAGTGCGGTTGAAGTCAGTTTTGCAAGCGGAAGTCTTACAGCGTTGTATGATCAGGCGGGGATTATGCTGTGGCACAGCCCGACGGAATGGATTAAGGCTGGAATTGAGCTGAATGACGGAGTCCCGCATGTCGGAGCTGTTGTGACTGATGAATACTCGGACTGGTCATTGTCCCCTGTTCCAGAATGGACAGGAGAGAACATCACCATCCGTGCTTCCCGCCTAGAAGATGCTGTTATCCTCAGAGCCAGAACGGATATACATCCTTGGCGTACGATCCGTGTTGCCCGTTTTCCTTATAAGACGGATGTACAGGCTGGGCCGCTTCTCTGTGCTCCGACAAGGGCTGGGCTCACAGTTGAATTTACTCGCTGGGTGACTACCCTGCCTGATACGGATGTTCATGAAGAACCGCCAAGGGATTAA
- a CDS encoding MogA/MoaB family molybdenum cofactor biosynthesis protein, translated as MSSVDEHRREAPQTVSCYIITVSDTRTMETDTGGALIASMLEEAGYQVVGRKIVKDDYEEIRELVYKSSVHSGIEAVLLTGGTGISPRDTTYEAVASLLDKSLPGFGEIFRLLSFTEDIGSAAILSRAIAGTIGSTAVFSMPGSTGAVKLAMSRLILPELRHVMREIYKQG; from the coding sequence ATGTCATCCGTTGATGAACACCGCCGCGAAGCACCACAAACGGTATCCTGTTATATTATTACGGTCTCGGACACAAGAACGATGGAAACTGATACCGGAGGAGCGTTAATCGCTTCCATGCTGGAAGAGGCCGGCTATCAGGTTGTGGGCCGCAAGATCGTTAAAGATGACTATGAAGAGATCCGCGAACTGGTCTACAAAAGCTCCGTCCATTCCGGAATCGAAGCGGTGCTGCTGACCGGCGGTACGGGAATATCTCCCCGCGACACCACCTATGAGGCTGTTGCCTCCCTGCTGGACAAATCGCTTCCGGGCTTCGGGGAAATATTCCGCCTGCTCAGCTTCACAGAAGACATCGGCTCCGCCGCCATACTAAGCCGGGCCATTGCCGGCACTATCGGCAGCACGGCTGTTTTCTCGATGCCCGGCTCCACCGGAGCGGTCAAGCTGGCCATGAGCCGGCTGATCCTTCCTGAACTGCGCCATGTCATGCGCGAGATTTATAAACAGGGCTAA
- a CDS encoding four-helix bundle copper-binding protein: MTRIQYQECIDACIKSMNACNYSYVSSLKEYDLATLRESIRLDRECADICSFAIQAMTRQSPFVVEILRLCAEICERCAEESSRHKQTHCQECIDACRSAAMACRLISGAVEVYA; this comes from the coding sequence ATGACCCGAATTCAATATCAGGAATGCATTGACGCATGTATCAAATCTATGAATGCCTGTAACTATAGCTATGTCTCAAGCCTGAAAGAATATGATCTTGCAACTCTACGCGAGAGCATCCGTCTTGACCGGGAATGTGCGGATATTTGTTCTTTTGCCATCCAGGCAATGACCCGTCAAAGTCCGTTCGTGGTTGAAATCCTGCGCCTGTGCGCGGAAATCTGCGAACGCTGTGCCGAAGAGAGCAGCAGACATAAGCAAACACACTGTCAGGAATGCATTGATGCCTGCCGCAGTGCTGCAATGGCTTGCCGCCTGATAAGCGGTGCTGTAGAGGTATACGCTTAA
- a CDS encoding ROK family transcriptional regulator: MKNIGGNALVIREVNINLVRKALKEQGQATKRQIAESTGLSIVTVGTVLQYLVEQQEVREGDLISSSGGRPAQEYIYNDEHSLSLILFPYEEDSGIHIRRTVVTLSGRRLDDVSIPVTRIDLSSFETLIDEAMLQYPAIQAIGFGLPGAEIDGKMLVSDYIDLRDISVTQHFRNRYGKPVVLENDVNAAVIGYCNRLHETRESSVVYMYFPDRFGPGAGIYINGRLHKGKRGFAGEVANIPLGIPWGDPSLITSFERITEAIAKLTAAVNSVLNPDLVVLYGSFLTDHHLRSVVDQCSLFLPGSTVPDIRLTEDFTADYLQGMIVQTLRTLEPGLKLTKSET, encoded by the coding sequence ATGAAGAATATTGGCGGCAATGCGCTGGTCATCAGAGAAGTGAATATTAATCTCGTACGCAAAGCATTAAAAGAACAGGGGCAGGCGACAAAGCGGCAAATTGCCGAGAGTACCGGCCTTAGTATTGTCACAGTGGGCACAGTCCTGCAATATTTGGTGGAGCAGCAGGAAGTAAGGGAGGGGGACTTGATTTCCTCCAGCGGGGGCAGGCCGGCTCAGGAATACATATATAACGACGAACATTCACTGTCCCTGATTCTATTTCCTTATGAAGAGGATAGCGGGATTCATATCCGCAGAACGGTCGTCACCTTGTCGGGCCGGCGCCTGGATGATGTAAGCATACCGGTAACCCGGATTGATCTCAGTAGCTTTGAAACGCTGATTGACGAGGCTATGCTGCAGTATCCCGCCATACAGGCGATTGGCTTCGGTCTGCCGGGAGCGGAGATCGACGGGAAAATGCTGGTCTCTGACTATATCGATCTGCGCGACATTTCTGTAACACAGCACTTCAGGAACCGTTACGGCAAACCGGTTGTTCTGGAGAACGATGTTAATGCGGCAGTCATCGGGTACTGCAACAGATTGCACGAAACCAGGGAATCTTCGGTAGTGTATATGTATTTTCCGGACCGTTTTGGACCCGGGGCAGGAATATACATTAATGGCAGGCTGCATAAAGGCAAGCGGGGCTTCGCCGGTGAGGTAGCTAATATTCCGCTGGGTATTCCGTGGGGCGATCCATCGCTGATTACCTCATTTGAGCGGATTACCGAAGCAATTGCCAAACTGACAGCTGCGGTCAACAGTGTGCTGAATCCTGATCTTGTGGTGCTATACGGAAGCTTTTTAACGGATCATCATCTGCGCTCGGTAGTTGATCAGTGCAGCTTATTTTTACCGGGGAGTACCGTTCCGGACATCCGGCTAACCGAAGATTTTACAGCAGACTATTTACAGGGCATGATCGTGCAGACACTGCGGACATTGGAACCGGGCCTGAAATTAACCAAATCTGAAACGTAG
- a CDS encoding ABC transporter ATP-binding protein, producing MTQSTGKRLLQYALTAKKTFIAALLLLTIGVAAELAGPFIAKNMIDNHLLGIEKPYFQTSSSEDAAEYKNNFYKRGDRFAGGEAKGKEIRLLQVGKSFYFINEAVSQSDGDRSFKDGELQIKYGDQISVYPAVKLSADELFAFYKPEFPGIYELVGLYAIFLVISILAEFGKTYWLQSSANQVIRKLRTDVYAHIQRLPVYFFDNLPAGKVVSRVTNDTEAVKDLFIAVLSNFSTGIINIIGVYVALFLLDVRLGLISLFIVPIIVLWIVLYRKVATKYNTIIRSRLSEINAIINESIQGMSIIRIFRRQKQSREEFEHLNDDYMKYQNKMLNLNALTSHNLVNSLRNLSFVLVLWYFGFGSLSGSTFVSLGVLYAFVDVLGRMFQPITGMVNQLANLDSSMVSAGRVFTLMDEPGEPVTDGTMPRYKGNVVFNNVSFAYKKDFVLRDISFEARPGETVALVGHTGSGKSSIINLLFRFYDPQRGTITIDGQEVTSIPKQWLRSHMGIVLQDPYLFTGTIASNVSLGDERISRERVERALREVGADKLLSHLPLGFDEPVVEKGSTLSAGQRQLISFARALSFDPAILILDEATSNIDTETESIIQEALEVLKKGRTTFIIAHRLSTIRSADQILVLHHGEIVERGSHDELMALGGRYFRMYQLQLGAGAAGTAETPVEFAEPSAAALLQPSLKQG from the coding sequence TTGACACAGAGTACAGGCAAACGTCTGCTGCAGTACGCACTGACTGCCAAAAAAACCTTCATCGCAGCGCTTCTGCTGCTCACCATCGGCGTAGCGGCTGAGCTGGCGGGTCCTTTTATAGCCAAGAACATGATTGACAACCATCTCCTCGGGATTGAGAAGCCATACTTTCAGACCTCCTCTTCCGAAGATGCGGCTGAATATAAGAATAACTTCTATAAACGCGGCGACCGTTTTGCCGGGGGTGAAGCCAAAGGCAAGGAGATCCGCCTGCTGCAGGTAGGCAAGAGCTTCTATTTCATCAACGAGGCAGTCAGCCAATCCGACGGGGACCGTTCCTTCAAGGATGGGGAGCTGCAGATCAAGTACGGGGATCAAATCTCCGTCTATCCTGCTGTAAAGCTGTCCGCAGATGAATTATTTGCTTTTTATAAGCCTGAATTTCCGGGGATTTATGAGCTGGTGGGGCTGTATGCCATCTTCCTGGTCATTTCAATTCTCGCCGAATTCGGCAAAACCTACTGGCTGCAATCGTCAGCCAATCAGGTCATCCGCAAGCTGCGGACCGACGTATACGCTCATATCCAGCGGCTTCCGGTATACTTTTTTGACAATCTGCCTGCAGGAAAGGTTGTCTCCCGGGTCACCAATGACACGGAAGCAGTGAAAGACCTGTTTATTGCAGTACTATCCAATTTCAGCACAGGCATTATTAATATCATTGGCGTGTATGTTGCCCTGTTCCTGCTCGATGTACGGCTTGGCCTGATCAGCTTGTTCATTGTGCCGATTATTGTCCTGTGGATCGTGCTGTACCGCAAAGTTGCCACTAAATACAATACGATCATCCGCTCACGGCTGAGTGAAATTAATGCCATTATCAATGAATCCATCCAAGGGATGTCGATCATCCGGATTTTCCGCCGCCAGAAGCAGAGCCGCGAAGAATTCGAGCATCTCAACGATGATTATATGAAATATCAGAACAAAATGCTTAATCTGAATGCCCTCACCTCCCACAATCTCGTGAACTCACTGCGTAATCTCTCCTTTGTGCTGGTGCTGTGGTATTTCGGATTCGGCAGTCTAAGCGGGTCCACCTTCGTATCGCTAGGTGTCCTCTATGCTTTTGTCGACGTGCTCGGGCGCATGTTCCAGCCGATTACCGGTATGGTTAACCAGCTCGCGAACCTGGATAGCTCCATGGTCTCCGCAGGCCGCGTATTTACACTGATGGATGAGCCGGGTGAGCCGGTTACTGACGGTACGATGCCGCGTTACAAGGGAAATGTGGTTTTCAATAACGTCTCCTTTGCTTACAAAAAAGATTTCGTCCTGCGTGATATATCCTTTGAAGCACGTCCGGGTGAAACGGTAGCTTTGGTCGGCCACACCGGTTCAGGAAAAAGCTCGATCATCAATCTGCTGTTCCGCTTCTATGATCCGCAGCGTGGAACAATCACGATTGACGGCCAGGAGGTGACTTCTATTCCTAAGCAGTGGCTGCGCAGCCACATGGGAATCGTGCTTCAAGACCCGTATCTTTTCACCGGCACCATTGCTTCCAATGTCAGTCTCGGGGATGAACGCATCAGCCGGGAGCGGGTAGAACGGGCACTGCGTGAAGTCGGTGCGGATAAACTGCTGTCCCATCTCCCGCTCGGATTCGATGAACCGGTTGTAGAGAAAGGCAGTACACTATCAGCCGGCCAGCGCCAGCTCATCTCCTTCGCCCGGGCACTTTCGTTCGATCCGGCAATCCTTATTCTGGATGAGGCTACCTCCAATATCGATACCGAAACGGAGAGTATTATTCAGGAAGCGCTGGAGGTGCTTAAGAAAGGCCGCACCACCTTTATCATCGCCCACCGCCTGTCGACCATCCGCAGCGCAGACCAGATTCTGGTGCTGCACCACGGAGAGATCGTTGAGCGCGGCAGCCATGATGAGCTGATGGCGCTGGGCGGCCGTTACTTCCGGATGTACCAGCTTCAGCTCGGTGCAGGCGCTGCGGGCACAGCAGAAACTCCAGTAGAGTTTGCAGAGCCTTCCGCAGCTGCGCTACTTCAGCCTTCGCTTAAGCAAGGGTAA
- a CDS encoding CobW family GTP-binding protein, whose product MEQALPVYILSGFLGSGKTTLLQRLLDHWKAQGLRPAVVMNELGEVNLDGLLVEQSVPMAEMLGGCICCTSRGDLSTELTTLVKKESPDVVVIEATGAANPLEIVDAVTETSLYQLVELKGLITVVDAAHLLELYRSQQGSTYRLMQEQIRCASVLILNKMDRVTAEEAAEISDVLRKWNAYAEILPAVRCGLEPEILLGSLGGVHLEGRDDEEAEEGTMAGGESVQGTADHAVHAHPTHDHVMAYTHYFKRAVNSEEFEQFVRELPRDVYRAKGIVTFSDTSSRFLFQYAYREADFMKITPQGEVPDVAVFIGEHFSSGELRTQLLQLEKRTLSRPGTVRRSL is encoded by the coding sequence ATGGAACAGGCATTGCCGGTTTATATATTGTCAGGATTTTTGGGCAGCGGCAAAACCACTTTACTGCAGCGGCTTCTGGACCACTGGAAAGCCCAGGGTCTCCGCCCGGCAGTGGTGATGAATGAATTAGGGGAAGTTAATCTGGACGGGCTTCTGGTAGAGCAATCGGTTCCGATGGCAGAGATGCTCGGCGGCTGCATCTGCTGCACCAGCCGCGGCGACCTCAGCACAGAGCTGACAACCCTGGTGAAGAAAGAATCACCGGATGTTGTGGTCATTGAAGCCACTGGTGCTGCGAATCCGCTGGAAATCGTCGATGCGGTTACCGAGACCTCACTCTATCAGCTGGTGGAGCTGAAAGGTCTGATTACTGTCGTCGATGCTGCGCATCTGCTTGAGCTGTACCGCTCTCAGCAGGGTTCAACCTACCGGTTGATGCAGGAGCAGATCCGCTGCGCATCCGTGCTTATTTTGAATAAAATGGACCGGGTCACAGCTGAGGAAGCTGCAGAGATATCGGATGTGCTGCGTAAATGGAACGCTTACGCGGAGATTCTGCCGGCAGTGCGCTGCGGTCTGGAACCGGAAATCCTGCTGGGAAGCCTTGGCGGGGTACATCTGGAAGGCCGGGACGATGAGGAAGCAGAGGAAGGGACTATGGCGGGAGGAGAGTCTGTCCAAGGGACTGCGGACCACGCGGTTCATGCCCACCCTACCCATGATCATGTTATGGCCTATACCCATTATTTTAAGCGGGCCGTAAACAGTGAGGAATTCGAGCAGTTCGTTAGAGAGCTTCCGCGAGATGTATACAGAGCCAAAGGGATTGTTACGTTTAGCGACACCTCGAGCCGGTTTTTGTTCCAATATGCTTATAGAGAAGCCGATTTTATGAAAATCACCCCTCAGGGTGAGGTGCCTGATGTTGCGGTATTTATAGGGGAACACTTCTCATCCGGTGAGCTGCGCACTCAGCTTCTGCAACTGGAGAAGCGCACACTGAGCCGTCCGGGCACTGTCCGGAGAAGCCTGTAA
- a CDS encoding IS110 family RNA-guided transposase: MQDAMKYVGLDVSKEKIAVAVADEGRESARYWGMVPHNEYQILKVLKKLGQPEELSICYEAGPTGYPLVRLLSAHGYHCIVIAPSLMPSRPGERVKTDRRDALRLAQLLRAGELTSVHVPTPEEEALRDLVRMREDIKEDRTRIRQRIGKFLLRHNLSPEESIRRWTRKYRLWLGRIQLKFAAQRLVLQEMLSQMDENEERLKRIEAAIHKEATSGYQAPLIQALQTLRGVAETTATGIVAEVCSFTRFGNAKAFMGYTGLVPREYSSGQTRWQGKITKSGNTHLRRLLVEAAWSYRYRPALQGEIKKRQQGQDPEIQSISWKAQHRLHRKYTTMLSKGKPSGKAIVAVARELSGFIWSVAREIEETRRQG; encoded by the coding sequence ATGCAGGATGCCATGAAATACGTAGGATTAGACGTATCAAAAGAAAAAATTGCTGTAGCCGTTGCTGACGAAGGCAGAGAAAGTGCCCGATATTGGGGGATGGTTCCTCACAATGAATATCAGATTCTAAAGGTACTTAAAAAATTGGGCCAACCTGAAGAACTAAGTATCTGTTATGAAGCTGGTCCAACGGGATATCCGCTAGTACGCTTGTTAAGCGCGCATGGATACCACTGCATTGTCATTGCGCCATCCCTTATGCCAAGCCGCCCTGGAGAACGGGTGAAGACAGATCGCCGAGATGCCTTGCGGTTAGCTCAGTTACTTCGGGCAGGTGAGTTAACAAGCGTACATGTGCCTACACCGGAAGAAGAGGCTCTCCGTGATTTGGTTCGGATGCGTGAAGACATCAAGGAAGATCGAACGCGTATCCGGCAGCGAATCGGGAAGTTTCTTCTTCGGCACAATCTTTCACCAGAGGAATCAATTCGGCGCTGGACAAGGAAGTATCGACTATGGCTGGGGCGTATTCAACTAAAGTTTGCCGCTCAGCGTCTGGTCCTGCAGGAAATGTTATCTCAGATGGATGAAAATGAAGAACGACTCAAACGGATTGAGGCAGCCATTCATAAAGAAGCTACGAGTGGTTACCAAGCTCCATTAATCCAAGCCCTTCAGACCTTGCGTGGAGTTGCGGAAACGACAGCCACAGGTATCGTAGCTGAGGTATGTTCATTCACTCGATTTGGAAATGCGAAGGCATTTATGGGCTACACGGGTTTAGTTCCACGAGAGTATTCAAGTGGTCAGACTCGATGGCAGGGAAAGATCACAAAATCCGGGAACACTCACCTTCGCCGCTTGTTGGTAGAAGCCGCTTGGAGCTATCGCTATAGACCAGCACTGCAGGGAGAGATAAAAAAGCGCCAGCAAGGCCAAGATCCTGAAATTCAGTCGATTTCTTGGAAGGCACAACATCGACTACATCGAAAATACACGACGATGCTATCCAAGGGGAAACCTAGTGGAAAAGCAATTGTAGCTGTAGCAAGGGAGTTAAGTGGGTTTATTTGGTCTGTTGCTCGAGAAATCGAAGAAACCAGAAGACAGGGATAA
- a CDS encoding ATP-binding cassette domain-containing protein has product MTLQQQHLLHLSGATKLYNGHPVLNDISMTIDPGTATALIGRNGSGKSTLLAILAGLLKLSSGSLLPAKPKLRISYAPEAFPGLKMSAEEYLYSMGRISGMSAELLRNKIVQLLEAFQLTPFRKQTMTGYSKGMLQKVNLIQSLLGEPELLLLDEPLSGLDLPAQHTLIELLKELKRSGTALVFSVHEPLCVEALDAGVHVLQAGRTLMITDAGKLRDKPSSYIVSTALSQQAHTAMTERTGYITSRYVHHRYTGEECLEWEVEMAWTDQFLRHILDLGGSVQSLEQRSGQSGLEQWMDPKQSWEATA; this is encoded by the coding sequence ATGACACTTCAACAGCAGCACTTGTTACACTTATCCGGGGCAACCAAGCTATATAATGGTCACCCGGTTCTAAATGATATATCCATGACCATAGATCCCGGAACAGCCACAGCTCTAATCGGGCGCAACGGCTCAGGCAAAAGCACGCTGCTAGCGATCCTAGCCGGGCTTCTCAAACTTTCTTCCGGGAGCCTGCTCCCGGCGAAACCAAAGCTAAGAATCAGTTATGCGCCTGAGGCGTTTCCCGGGCTCAAGATGTCAGCGGAAGAGTATTTATATAGCATGGGCCGGATTAGCGGGATGTCAGCGGAGCTGCTTCGGAATAAGATTGTTCAGCTGCTTGAGGCTTTTCAGCTTACGCCGTTTCGTAAACAGACTATGACAGGATACTCCAAGGGCATGCTGCAAAAGGTGAATCTGATTCAGAGCCTGCTTGGTGAACCGGAGCTGCTGCTGCTGGACGAGCCATTATCCGGACTTGATCTTCCGGCACAGCATACGCTTATTGAACTCTTGAAGGAATTGAAGCGCAGCGGTACCGCCCTTGTCTTCTCCGTCCATGAACCCTTATGTGTAGAAGCTCTGGATGCCGGAGTACATGTGCTTCAGGCGGGTAGGACACTGATGATAACAGATGCAGGGAAGCTTCGGGACAAGCCTTCATCATACATAGTAAGCACGGCTCTTTCGCAACAGGCACATACAGCAATGACAGAACGAACTGGCTATATTACCTCCAGGTACGTTCATCATCGCTACACTGGAGAAGAGTGTTTGGAATGGGAAGTAGAAATGGCCTGGACGGATCAATTTTTGCGCCATATCCTGGACTTGGGCGGTTCGGTCCAATCACTGGAACAACGCAGCGGCCAGAGCGGACTTGAACAGTGGATGGATCCTAAACAGAGCTGGGAGGCGACCGCATGA
- a CDS encoding MFS transporter, producing MATFFLIIIYLAFISLGLPDSMLGAAWPIMRLDYGAPVETAGLLSMVVVGGTIISSLASSAVLQRLGTGKVTFISVAVTAFALLGFSYSSSVIWLAVLALPLGLGAGSIDTGLNNYVATYYKAHHMSWLHCFWGIGAMLGPILMSGYISNGDSWRKGFLTVSLIQFALVILLFVTLPLWKRTENIGQEAALSVEAEPASTDRNVLKIKGVKLAMITFLFYSGVEATLGLWGSSFLVNAKGLSAATAAGWVSLYYGGITAGRLITGFITFKYSNRVLIRAGLVISLLGGVVLALPLPVVFSLFGFILVGLGSAPIFPCMLHETPARFGKENSQKIMGYQMALAYTGGAFLPPLLGWIAARSTFMILPGAMIGFIVIMLMSSEQINTLMKKKLQHFR from the coding sequence ATGGCAACATTCTTTCTAATCATAATTTATTTGGCCTTTATCAGCTTAGGACTTCCGGATTCCATGCTTGGCGCAGCTTGGCCGATTATGCGACTGGATTACGGGGCACCTGTAGAGACTGCCGGGCTGCTATCGATGGTGGTGGTCGGGGGAACGATTATCTCCAGTTTAGCCAGCAGCGCTGTGCTGCAGCGTCTGGGCACAGGCAAGGTTACTTTTATCAGTGTCGCTGTAACAGCCTTTGCGTTATTGGGATTCTCATATTCCTCTTCTGTTATCTGGCTGGCTGTGCTGGCTTTGCCGCTGGGACTTGGAGCCGGCTCCATTGATACCGGTTTGAACAATTATGTGGCGACTTATTATAAAGCGCATCATATGAGCTGGCTGCACTGCTTCTGGGGAATCGGTGCCATGCTCGGTCCAATCCTTATGTCGGGCTATATCTCGAATGGAGACTCCTGGAGAAAAGGCTTTTTAACAGTCAGCCTGATTCAGTTTGCATTAGTGATCCTGCTGTTTGTCACCTTGCCTCTATGGAAAAGAACAGAGAACATCGGCCAGGAAGCGGCACTGTCTGTAGAGGCCGAACCCGCGAGTACGGACCGTAATGTTTTGAAGATCAAAGGGGTAAAGCTGGCAATGATCACCTTCTTGTTTTATAGCGGCGTCGAAGCAACGCTTGGATTATGGGGGAGCAGTTTTTTGGTCAATGCCAAGGGTCTGTCTGCAGCAACTGCCGCCGGATGGGTCTCACTCTATTACGGGGGGATCACTGCCGGGCGGCTGATTACCGGATTCATTACTTTTAAATACAGTAACCGTGTTTTGATTCGCGCTGGCCTGGTGATTTCACTGTTAGGTGGAGTGGTGCTGGCGTTGCCGCTTCCAGTGGTATTTTCGCTATTTGGCTTTATTCTGGTTGGCCTGGGGTCGGCACCGATTTTTCCTTGTATGCTGCATGAGACTCCAGCCCGGTTCGGCAAAGAGAATTCCCAGAAAATCATGGGTTATCAGATGGCGCTGGCTTATACCGGCGGGGCCTTCCTGCCGCCACTGCTGGGTTGGATTGCTGCCCGGAGTACCTTCATGATTCTGCCGGGCGCCATGATCGGCTTTATCGTAATTATGCTTATGAGCTCAGAGCAGATCAATACGCTAATGAAAAAGAAATTGCAGCATTTTAGATAA
- a CDS encoding winged helix-turn-helix domain-containing protein, whose amino-acid sequence MITYRLSKQQARMFLLHHQRLVPGALGGSKQSIVEYVRHVGCIQYDPLSIAGHNHELVLQARVPGFDPGLANELLYTDRVLYDGWDKNMSIYCTEDWPYFQRLRDQALARQQGNEVLLKTIMQVREALIERGPLSSLDLEGKEKMNWAWAPARITRAALETMYFRGEVSVHHRVHTRRYYDFTANLLPERILNADEPNPTQEQYNDWYVLRRIGSIGLLWNKSGDGWLGISGLKSKERTAAVQRLLLNDSIREVHVEGLKLPLYMRSLDAPELEAVLLREAAGADPAGDKNGGRFAAALAPLDNLLWDRELIRQLFGFHYRWEVYKPAAEREFGYYVLPLLCGDRFAARFEPVMNRKNGVLSINSWWWEPGETLTAEMIPVIADAISSLARCNRAVSVSFSPEVIQGCGLLELSDAVNDLCNAQA is encoded by the coding sequence GTGATTACCTACAGACTGAGCAAGCAGCAGGCCCGGATGTTTTTACTTCATCACCAGCGTCTGGTACCTGGTGCTCTTGGTGGCAGTAAGCAAAGTATTGTGGAGTATGTCCGTCATGTTGGCTGTATTCAATATGATCCGCTCAGCATTGCCGGACATAATCATGAGCTTGTGCTTCAGGCACGTGTTCCGGGTTTTGACCCCGGGCTGGCGAATGAATTGCTGTACACAGATAGAGTACTGTACGATGGCTGGGATAAGAATATGTCGATCTACTGCACAGAGGACTGGCCCTATTTTCAACGGTTAAGAGATCAGGCGTTAGCTCGGCAGCAAGGAAATGAAGTTCTGCTGAAGACGATAATGCAAGTACGGGAAGCGCTGATCGAGCGCGGGCCGCTGTCTTCTCTGGACCTGGAAGGGAAAGAGAAAATGAACTGGGCCTGGGCTCCGGCCAGAATTACGCGTGCTGCACTGGAAACGATGTATTTCCGGGGCGAAGTTTCCGTACACCACCGTGTACATACCCGCCGTTATTACGATTTTACAGCCAATCTGCTGCCGGAACGTATACTAAATGCCGATGAGCCTAATCCCACACAAGAGCAATATAATGACTGGTATGTGCTGAGGCGGATAGGCAGTATCGGGCTTCTGTGGAACAAATCCGGTGACGGCTGGCTCGGCATTTCCGGGCTGAAGAGCAAAGAGCGGACTGCGGCTGTACAGCGCCTGCTGCTGAATGACAGTATACGTGAGGTGCATGTTGAGGGTCTTAAGCTTCCGCTATATATGCGGAGTCTAGATGCACCGGAGCTTGAAGCAGTGCTGCTGCGGGAAGCTGCAGGAGCCGATCCGGCTGGAGACAAGAATGGAGGGAGATTCGCGGCTGCGCTGGCTCCGCTCGACAATCTGCTGTGGGACAGAGAGCTGATCCGGCAGCTGTTCGGGTTCCATTACCGCTGGGAGGTATACAAACCTGCAGCAGAACGGGAATTCGGCTATTATGTGCTGCCGCTGCTCTGCGGCGACCGTTTTGCAGCCAGATTTGAGCCGGTAATGAACCGGAAAAACGGTGTTCTGTCAATCAACAGCTGGTGGTGGGAGCCTGGCGAAACCCTCACCGCCGAGATGATCCCGGTGATCGCTGATGCTATCTCATCGCTGGCCCGCTGTAACAGAGCGGTCAGTGTATCCTTTTCACCTGAGGTCATCCAGGGCTGCGGTCTTCTGGAATTGTCGGATGCGGTAAATGACCTGTGCAATGCCCAAGCATAG